In Bacteroidales bacterium, one genomic interval encodes:
- the lpoB gene encoding penicillin-binding protein activator LpoB, whose product MKSIARFSTIALVAVLILGGCSRSIKRVDPSTQSDLSGRWNDTDSRVTAEALIEEMFGNSWAVAFEQQHKRKPVIVVGLVNNKTHEHISTETYIKDLEKAIVKNGSIRLVQAGEKREELRRERAGQQEFASPETTKKWGRELGADFMLQGVVNAIVDSYKKDQSVYYQTDLELTNIETTEIVWMGDHKIKKMIRN is encoded by the coding sequence ATGAAAAGTATTGCAAGATTTAGTACGATAGCTTTAGTTGCTGTTTTGATTTTAGGAGGTTGTTCCCGTTCAATCAAACGTGTTGATCCAAGTACCCAGTCCGATCTTAGTGGCCGGTGGAATGATACAGATTCCCGAGTTACTGCGGAAGCATTAATTGAAGAAATGTTTGGTAATTCATGGGCAGTTGCTTTCGAACAGCAACATAAACGTAAACCTGTCATCGTAGTGGGACTGGTTAATAACAAAACCCATGAACATATCAGTACGGAAACATATATCAAAGATCTGGAAAAAGCCATTGTAAAAAACGGATCGATACGTCTGGTCCAGGCTGGAGAAAAGCGTGAAGAATTACGTCGTGAACGTGCAGGGCAGCAGGAATTTGCATCTCCGGAAACCACTAAGAAATGGGGTCGCGAATTAGGTGCCGACTTTATGTTGCAGGGAGTGGTCAATGCTATTGTTGATAGCTATAAAAAAGACCAGTCTGTTTATTATCAAACCGATTTAGAATTAACCAACATAGAAACAACGGAAATTGTTTGGATGGGCGATCATAAAATCAAAAAGATGATTCGCAATTAA
- the dnaA gene encoding chromosomal replication initiator protein DnaA, translated as MHQQIWNNCLRVFKDNLEVSKYKTFFEPIIPIGVKQNVLTIQVPSQFYYEYLEEHYIDLLRKTIRRELGPGARLEYSIPVGNTISSNNRTIIPGNSGQRNFSNPPAPIPVSEKHNPFILPGLKNIKIDPQLNAEYSFTNFVEGDCNRLARSAGLAIAEKPGGTAFNPFFIYGDSGLGKTHLAQAIGIKVKEEMPEKTVLYVNATKFKTQFVDARLKNDINNFLHFYQCIDVLIIDDVQEFGNKEGTQRTFFDIFNHLHQRGKQLILTSDRAPVDLQGLIDKRLLSRFKWGLSTELQVPGYQTRLAILKQRAYRDGIELPEEVLEYVAKNIVNNVRELEGVLVGLLAQATLNKKAITLDLAQSTINKLIKHTRPEISIDYILQVVSDYFHLDEENILSNTRKREIVQARQVAMYLSKQFTKTSLKSIGAQLGNKDHATVLHACRTVNNLIETDRRFKTQIEELEGKFSN; from the coding sequence ATGCACCAACAAATTTGGAACAATTGTCTACGAGTTTTTAAAGACAATCTTGAAGTAAGTAAATATAAAACATTTTTTGAGCCAATAATTCCCATTGGCGTTAAACAAAATGTTTTAACTATTCAGGTACCCAGCCAATTCTATTATGAGTATCTTGAAGAACATTATATTGACCTGTTAAGAAAAACCATCAGACGGGAATTAGGTCCCGGAGCAAGACTGGAATATAGCATACCGGTTGGAAATACTATATCTTCCAATAACCGGACCATCATACCTGGAAACAGCGGTCAACGAAATTTTTCAAATCCCCCCGCTCCTATTCCTGTTTCCGAAAAACATAATCCGTTTATACTTCCCGGGTTAAAAAACATAAAGATTGACCCGCAACTCAATGCCGAGTATTCTTTTACAAATTTTGTTGAAGGCGACTGTAATCGTCTGGCACGGTCAGCAGGATTAGCTATTGCCGAAAAACCGGGAGGTACCGCATTCAATCCTTTTTTTATTTATGGTGATTCCGGATTGGGAAAAACCCATCTGGCACAAGCAATCGGGATCAAGGTAAAGGAAGAGATGCCGGAAAAGACCGTATTATACGTTAATGCCACCAAATTTAAAACTCAATTTGTTGATGCCAGATTGAAGAATGATATCAACAATTTCCTTCACTTTTACCAATGTATTGATGTATTGATCATTGACGATGTACAGGAATTCGGGAATAAAGAAGGTACCCAACGAACTTTTTTCGATATCTTCAATCATCTGCATCAGAGAGGAAAACAATTGATCCTTACATCAGACAGGGCTCCGGTAGATCTTCAGGGATTGATAGATAAACGTTTGTTGTCCCGGTTTAAATGGGGTTTATCTACCGAATTACAGGTACCGGGCTATCAGACCCGATTGGCCATACTAAAACAGCGTGCATACCGGGATGGAATCGAATTGCCGGAAGAAGTACTTGAATATGTCGCCAAAAACATTGTAAATAATGTTCGTGAACTGGAAGGAGTACTGGTCGGATTGCTGGCACAGGCAACGCTTAATAAGAAAGCCATTACGCTAGATCTGGCACAATCCACCATCAATAAATTAATCAAGCATACCCGCCCTGAAATATCCATTGATTATATTCTCCAGGTAGTATCTGATTATTTCCACCTTGATGAAGAAAATATCCTGTCTAATACCCGGAAAAGAGAAATAGTACAGGCGCGGCAAGTAGCCATGTACCTGTCCAAACAATTTACTAAAACATCCCTGAAAAGCATTGGGGCACAATTGGGTAATAAGGATCATGCTACTGTCTTGCATGCATGTCGCACGGTAAATAACCTGATAGAAACCGACCGGCGCTTCAAAACACAGATCGAAGAATTAGAAGGAAAATTCAGCAATTGA
- a CDS encoding RNA polymerase sigma factor, whose amino-acid sequence MGIVSLFRVDKKSPSYQRELYRLHYKRIYNSCLRIIGDTMEAEEAMHDAFLKIFDHIDDLHDEKAFFSWSQRIAVRTSIDKIRKKRIIFEQIDEQTAYEEENEEEVTFSAEIIKKELNLLPDGYRMVLSMRLFENYDFEEIAQMLHIKESTVRSQYIRGRDKLARNVKAAVNSNYS is encoded by the coding sequence ATGGGCATTGTTTCTTTATTTCGAGTAGATAAAAAATCCCCTTCTTATCAACGGGAATTATATCGCCTTCATTATAAAAGGATTTATAACTCCTGTCTCCGGATAATCGGGGATACAATGGAAGCGGAAGAAGCTATGCACGACGCGTTCTTAAAAATATTTGACCATATTGATGATCTCCACGATGAAAAAGCTTTCTTCTCATGGAGCCAGCGTATAGCAGTTCGTACTTCAATAGATAAAATCCGGAAGAAACGGATAATTTTTGAACAGATAGACGAACAAACGGCATACGAGGAAGAAAACGAGGAAGAAGTCACATTTTCTGCAGAGATCATCAAAAAAGAATTGAACCTCCTACCGGATGGTTATCGTATGGTACTATCCATGCGTTTATTTGAAAATTACGATTTCGAAGAGATCGCACAAATGTTACATATCAAGGAATCAACCGTGCGTTCCCAATACATCAGGGGACGCGATAAGCTGGCCCGGAATGTAAAGGCCGCCGTAAATTCAAATTATTCGTGA
- a CDS encoding DUF2807 domain-containing protein, whose translation MKKICLLLLSIYILCTVSGQQKEIRTVSDFTGIEASGAFDISITKGNRTTLSIEADEKIMPYIVSEVRGNVLHLYIADNDIKNIKAPRAYIVMKNLDAVNLSGACKISSNDRFAPDRFNADLSGASGLNLQINTKQLEINASGASNINLNTKASEQANIDISGASKLKIQLNTPKSTFHISGASNTELTGSADNVEIDISGTSNVDAPDFMVKSMVVEASGVSKATIYSSNSLKVNSSGFSKINYKGSPSITEFNTGNSSKIKKIN comes from the coding sequence ATGAAAAAGATATGCCTATTATTATTGAGCATCTATATCCTTTGCACAGTATCCGGCCAGCAGAAAGAAATACGCACAGTATCGGACTTTACCGGTATTGAAGCATCCGGTGCTTTCGATATTTCCATTACAAAAGGGAACCGGACAACATTGAGTATAGAAGCTGATGAAAAAATTATGCCCTATATCGTCAGTGAAGTAAGAGGTAATGTATTGCATTTATACATTGCTGATAATGATATCAAGAATATAAAAGCACCGAGAGCTTATATTGTCATGAAAAACCTGGATGCAGTGAACCTGTCGGGTGCATGTAAAATATCATCCAATGACCGATTTGCCCCTGATCGCTTTAATGCTGATCTCAGTGGCGCCTCAGGATTGAATTTACAGATAAATACCAAGCAATTGGAAATCAATGCAAGTGGCGCCAGTAATATCAACTTAAATACGAAAGCGAGCGAACAAGCCAATATAGATATCTCCGGAGCATCAAAACTGAAAATACAATTGAATACTCCCAAAAGTACTTTCCATATCAGTGGAGCAAGTAATACGGAATTGACCGGATCTGCCGATAATGTAGAGATTGATATTTCAGGAACATCTAATGTCGATGCACCGGATTTTATGGTTAAATCAATGGTGGTGGAAGCTTCCGGCGTAAGCAAGGCTACGATTTACAGCTCCAATTCACTGAAAGTCAATTCATCCGGGTTTTCCAAAATCAATTATAAAGGTTCGCCTTCTATCACCGAATTCAATACCGGTAATTCTTCCAAGATAAAAAAAATAAACTAA
- the ubiE gene encoding bifunctional demethylmenaquinone methyltransferase/2-methoxy-6-polyprenyl-1,4-benzoquinol methylase UbiE gives MADKEDVRDLFDDIAPNYDKLNHLLSFNIDKTWRKKAIKQLDKHTKKVLDVACGTGDLAIAAVKRGISEVYGIDISEKMLEIGKEKIIKSGWQEKIHLQKGDSENISFDDNIFDAVTVAFGVRNFEHLETGLKEMNRVLKKEGKVVILEFSTPSTFPMKQLYAFYFKHILPVIGGTVSKNKQAYQYLPDSVAHFPQGKDFLQIMHRCGYNNTSMKSLTFGIARIYTGFK, from the coding sequence ATGGCTGATAAGGAAGATGTCAGGGACTTATTCGACGATATAGCCCCCAATTATGATAAATTAAACCACCTGCTTTCGTTTAATATCGATAAGACATGGCGGAAAAAAGCGATAAAACAACTTGATAAACATACTAAAAAGGTTCTTGATGTTGCCTGCGGCACAGGTGATCTGGCTATCGCAGCTGTAAAAAGGGGAATATCTGAAGTATATGGCATTGACATTTCTGAAAAGATGCTGGAAATCGGAAAAGAAAAAATAATAAAATCAGGCTGGCAGGAAAAAATACATTTACAAAAAGGAGATAGTGAAAATATAAGCTTCGATGATAACATATTTGATGCGGTAACTGTCGCTTTCGGCGTCCGTAATTTCGAACATCTGGAAACAGGACTTAAAGAAATGAACCGGGTACTAAAAAAGGAGGGAAAAGTTGTCATCCTTGAATTTTCGACACCTTCTACTTTTCCTATGAAACAGTTATACGCTTTCTATTTCAAACATATCCTTCCGGTAATAGGGGGCACCGTATCAAAAAACAAGCAGGCATATCAATATTTACCCGATTCGGTAGCACATTTTCCACAGGGAAAAGATTTTCTTCAGATCATGCACAGGTGCGGTTATAACAACACATCTATGAAAAGCCTTACATTCGGTATTGCCAGGATATATACCGGTTTTAAATAA
- the menA gene encoding 1,4-dihydroxy-2-naphthoate octaprenyltransferase, which yields MSKLKYYIKSFRLRTLPLSVSGILTGIFLASASGNFNIWIFVTAITTTLCLQILSNVSNEYGDSMNGVDNDSRIGPVRALQPGGLTLKNLKQMIILFIILSLVSGICLIISSFGTLFCVGGWTMLALGILAIIAAVKYTVGKNNYGYKGLGDIAVFIFFGWVSTAGVYYLATHTLVLSVFLPASAIGMLSMGVLNVNNIRDRENDKEYGKNTLVVKMGEHKAKIYHLFLISGAWCLLFLYSLLHNKGVTSWIYLLVLPMFVFHLIAVYRSSGRKLDVQLRNLSLMTLLLTVLFGISLII from the coding sequence ATGAGTAAATTAAAATATTATATTAAAAGTTTCCGGTTAAGGACTTTACCGCTCTCTGTTTCAGGTATTCTGACTGGTATTTTCCTGGCTTCTGCTTCAGGTAATTTCAATATATGGATCTTTGTAACAGCCATTACAACAACTCTTTGTTTACAAATATTGTCCAATGTGTCCAATGAATACGGGGATAGTATGAATGGGGTGGATAATGATTCCCGCATCGGTCCGGTAAGGGCACTGCAGCCTGGGGGATTGACGCTGAAAAACCTGAAACAGATGATCATATTATTCATAATATTGTCTCTGGTATCCGGTATCTGTTTGATCATATCGTCCTTTGGTACATTGTTTTGTGTTGGAGGATGGACCATGCTGGCACTTGGTATTTTGGCCATCATCGCCGCCGTCAAATATACGGTTGGAAAGAATAACTACGGGTATAAAGGGTTGGGTGATATCGCTGTTTTTATCTTTTTTGGTTGGGTAAGTACAGCCGGAGTCTATTATTTGGCGACCCATACATTGGTATTGAGTGTATTTCTGCCTGCCTCAGCGATAGGCATGTTAAGTATGGGGGTACTAAATGTGAATAATATCCGGGACAGGGAAAATGATAAAGAATACGGGAAGAACACATTGGTTGTAAAAATGGGTGAACATAAAGCCAAAATCTATCACCTTTTTCTCATATCAGGAGCCTGGTGTCTTCTGTTTTTGTATTCATTACTACACAATAAGGGTGTTACCAGTTGGATTTATTTACTGGTACTACCTATGTTTGTGTTTCATTTGATTGCTGTGTATCGTTCATCCGGACGTAAGCTGGATGTACAACTACGTAATCTGTCTCTGATGACCCTGCTATTAACCGTCCTTTTCGGAATATCCCTGATTATTTAA
- a CDS encoding bile acid:sodium symporter family protein, whose product MNAIFIVLPILTVLMFQLGLELRLNDFRQLIKRPKPLIAGLTGQMLLLPALGFLWAWVFQLDELFFIGLILITCSPGGSSSNIFSLLAKGDVALSVGLTTISSILTLFTIPFIMSFTVGLFGGGDGTINLPVGALIIQNVLLMLVPILLGQLFKFRYPEQAGKLKRILGKIAFPALILLVSIFFIQHYATIFRYIGKLGLCILLLIITALLGGYLLSMLLKLREKKKRTIVIEVGMQNAAQAIAVASGPFIFNNDVMAIPAIIYALLMNVILLVYIKIKGKKDVIDE is encoded by the coding sequence ATGAATGCTATTTTCATTGTTCTTCCGATTCTTACGGTATTGATGTTCCAGTTAGGTCTGGAACTTCGGCTGAACGATTTCCGGCAGCTTATTAAACGTCCTAAACCGTTAATAGCGGGGTTGACCGGACAGATGCTGTTATTGCCTGCTTTAGGGTTTTTATGGGCCTGGGTTTTTCAGTTAGACGAATTGTTTTTTATCGGTTTGATACTGATCACCTGTTCACCTGGAGGAAGTTCGTCCAACATATTCTCATTACTGGCAAAAGGTGACGTAGCGCTCTCTGTCGGCTTAACTACCATCAGTAGTATCCTGACTCTTTTTACGATTCCTTTTATTATGTCTTTTACAGTAGGATTATTCGGAGGAGGTGATGGTACAATCAATCTACCGGTCGGTGCACTGATTATTCAGAATGTTTTGTTGATGCTTGTACCTATTTTGTTGGGCCAGCTCTTTAAATTCAGATATCCGGAACAAGCCGGGAAACTAAAAAGAATTTTGGGAAAAATAGCCTTTCCAGCGTTGATACTCTTGGTGTCGATCTTTTTCATTCAACATTATGCCACCATTTTCCGTTATATCGGAAAGCTGGGGTTATGCATTCTCCTGCTCATTATCACTGCTCTTCTGGGAGGATACTTGTTGTCAATGTTATTAAAGCTGCGTGAGAAAAAGAAAAGAACGATTGTTATCGAAGTAGGCATGCAAAATGCAGCCCAGGCAATTGCTGTCGCTTCCGGGCCTTTTATATTCAATAACGATGTAATGGCTATTCCGGCTATTATTTATGCGCTTCTGATGAATGTCATCCTGTTGGTTTATATAAAGATAAAAGGAAAAAAAGATGTGATTGATGAGTAA
- a CDS encoding MBL fold metallo-hydrolase, which produces MKNLWIFLVVFSSIGGSIFAQNTYKYKVGDMEVILLSENQSEGKPGILIGATPEMIRKTLPDGNFSNAVNAFLVKMPGKNVLIDAGFGNKLFDNLEAFNVTAEQIDIVLLTHMHGDHIGGMMKDKQINFPNADIYIAQQEYDYWMSDDAMNRLPENRRGGFHAPRKVIAAYKDKIHLFPAPDLKDASKEILPGIRGIAAFGHTPGHTMFLLESGKKKMLVWGDLTHAMAIQMPYPQVAVTYDVDPETAVTSRKEVLEYVTKNKIPIAGMHIAFPGMGEVRKEKSGGYRFIPMK; this is translated from the coding sequence ATGAAAAACTTATGGATCTTTTTAGTTGTATTTTCTTCGATAGGAGGGAGTATTTTTGCTCAAAATACCTATAAATACAAGGTTGGAGATATGGAAGTGATCTTACTATCGGAAAATCAGTCTGAAGGTAAGCCCGGTATTTTGATCGGGGCTACGCCGGAAATGATTCGGAAAACATTGCCTGATGGGAATTTTTCCAATGCAGTGAATGCTTTTTTAGTAAAGATGCCGGGAAAAAATGTGTTGATCGATGCAGGATTTGGCAACAAATTGTTTGATAACCTCGAGGCTTTCAATGTTACTGCGGAACAGATAGACATCGTACTGCTCACACATATGCATGGCGATCATATTGGGGGTATGATGAAAGACAAGCAGATCAACTTCCCGAATGCAGACATTTACATTGCCCAACAGGAATATGATTACTGGATGAGCGATGACGCCATGAATCGATTACCGGAAAACCGTCGGGGAGGTTTCCATGCTCCACGCAAGGTGATCGCGGCATATAAGGATAAGATACATCTGTTCCCTGCTCCGGATTTGAAAGACGCATCCAAAGAGATACTTCCGGGTATCCGGGGAATCGCGGCATTTGGGCATACACCGGGACATACGATGTTCCTCTTGGAGTCGGGAAAGAAAAAAATGTTGGTGTGGGGAGATCTGACACATGCTATGGCTATACAAATGCCTTATCCGCAGGTAGCGGTCACTTATGATGTGGACCCTGAAACAGCAGTTACCAGCAGGAAGGAAGTTTTGGAATATGTAACCAAAAATAAAATTCCTATTGCAGGAATGCATATCGCTTTTCCCGGCATGGGAGAAGTGAGAAAGGAAAAATCAGGAGGTTACAGGTTTATACCTATGAAATAA
- a CDS encoding metallophosphoesterase — MNRRSFIKKSCGGMILLAGLDFSGSVPEENTRFGLLTDIHFARRKVNGTRYFDQSITKLTEAIQVYNREHMDFLIELGDLKDQGIDPVKTETLSFLDEIESTLKKYKGPLYHVLGNHDMDSISKKDFLQHTRNHGKARNKTYYSFIRNHLKFIVLDANYNEDGSDYDSGKFNWTKAFIPAEQKDWLQKELSGHTYPVIIFLHQLLDSFSGINKNVCVGNAGEIVDILEQSKKVIAVFQGHHHAGHHSFRNGIHYYTMKGMIEGSLPDNNSFAIVEVDKGLNIHIRGFYNCKDQKMDYANNK, encoded by the coding sequence ATGAATCGCAGATCTTTCATTAAAAAGTCATGTGGCGGGATGATCCTATTGGCCGGTTTAGATTTCTCCGGCAGTGTACCTGAAGAAAATACCCGTTTCGGCCTGCTTACGGATATTCATTTTGCCCGCAGGAAGGTGAACGGAACCCGTTATTTTGACCAATCCATCACTAAACTGACAGAAGCTATTCAGGTATATAACAGGGAACATATGGATTTCCTTATTGAACTGGGCGATCTGAAAGATCAGGGGATCGATCCGGTTAAAACGGAAACATTGTCATTCCTGGATGAAATAGAAAGCACCCTGAAGAAATATAAAGGACCTTTATATCATGTGCTTGGAAACCACGATATGGACAGCATTTCTAAAAAGGATTTTCTTCAGCATACCCGGAATCATGGTAAAGCCAGGAACAAAACATATTATTCTTTTATCCGGAATCATCTGAAATTTATTGTACTGGATGCCAACTATAATGAAGACGGATCAGATTATGATTCCGGAAAATTCAACTGGACCAAAGCTTTTATTCCTGCAGAACAAAAGGATTGGTTGCAAAAAGAATTATCAGGCCATACCTATCCGGTGATCATCTTTCTGCATCAGCTGTTGGATTCTTTTTCAGGGATCAATAAGAATGTGTGTGTAGGCAATGCTGGTGAGATAGTAGATATTCTTGAGCAGAGTAAAAAGGTCATTGCTGTATTTCAGGGACATCATCATGCAGGACACCACAGTTTCCGTAATGGTATTCATTACTATACGATGAAAGGTATGATAGAAGGTAGTTTGCCGGATAACAACAGTTTCGCCATTGTGGAGGTAGATAAAGGGTTGAATATTCATATCCGGGGTTTTTATAATTGTAAGGACCAGAAGATGGATTATGCTAACAATAAATAG
- the xylE gene encoding D-xylose transporter XylE, translating to MKQYNSAYVFGITLVATIGGLLFGYDTAVISGAEKSIQEFLIKPLELSTFIHGATVSSALIGCIIGGALSGFFSSRLGRKNSLSIAALLFFLSALGSAFPETFFFTKGEPSISLLITFNIYRIIGGVGVGLASAICPMYIGEIAPAEIRGRLVSFNQFAIIFGMLVVYFVNWGIARGQSIEWVNSTGWRYMFASEAIPAALFGILLFLVPETPRYLALSNRSEKALQVLSKINGKERAGKIMEEISASVKQSSARLFSYGKKVIVIGILLSVFQQFVGINVALYYAPRIFESMGAAKDASMLQTIIMGLVNVIFTVIAIITVDKWGRKPLLITGSIGMAIGMFAISALAFNDVIGISTLVFIIIYTASFMMSWGPICWVLIAEIFPNKIRGQAVAIAVAAQWFANYLISSTYPPMMEFSGGMTYAFYGSMAVLSALFVWKMIPETKGKSLEEMEKVWKKN from the coding sequence ATGAAGCAATACAATTCAGCTTATGTTTTCGGCATCACCTTGGTAGCTACCATTGGCGGATTACTTTTCGGATATGATACTGCTGTAATCTCCGGTGCGGAAAAATCCATTCAGGAATTCCTGATCAAACCTTTGGAATTAAGTACATTTATTCATGGTGCTACCGTGTCGAGTGCATTGATCGGCTGCATCATCGGTGGGGCATTATCCGGCTTCTTTTCTTCAAGACTGGGAAGAAAGAATTCACTCTCCATTGCAGCCCTGTTGTTTTTTCTTTCGGCGTTGGGATCGGCTTTTCCGGAAACTTTTTTCTTTACAAAAGGAGAGCCGTCCATATCATTGCTGATCACATTCAATATTTACCGTATAATAGGAGGAGTAGGAGTGGGGCTGGCTTCAGCTATCTGTCCTATGTATATCGGGGAAATTGCTCCGGCAGAGATCCGTGGACGTTTGGTCTCATTCAACCAGTTCGCGATCATCTTTGGTATGCTGGTGGTTTATTTTGTAAACTGGGGTATTGCCCGCGGACAATCCATAGAATGGGTCAACTCAACAGGTTGGCGTTATATGTTTGCTTCCGAAGCCATTCCTGCAGCATTATTCGGTATACTATTGTTTCTGGTGCCTGAAACACCGCGTTACCTTGCTTTGTCCAACAGATCCGAAAAGGCATTACAGGTATTGTCGAAGATCAACGGAAAAGAAAGAGCGGGGAAGATCATGGAAGAGATATCCGCTTCTGTAAAACAATCATCGGCCAGGCTATTCTCTTATGGAAAGAAGGTGATCGTTATTGGAATTTTACTTTCCGTATTTCAGCAATTTGTCGGCATAAATGTAGCCTTGTATTATGCACCCCGCATTTTCGAAAGTATGGGAGCGGCAAAAGATGCATCTATGTTACAGACCATCATCATGGGACTGGTCAATGTTATTTTTACAGTGATAGCCATCATAACTGTTGATAAGTGGGGGCGCAAGCCATTACTTATCACAGGATCGATAGGAATGGCGATAGGAATGTTTGCCATATCGGCCCTGGCCTTTAATGATGTTATCGGTATCAGTACATTGGTTTTCATTATTATATATACAGCCTCGTTTATGATGTCATGGGGGCCGATCTGCTGGGTACTGATCGCTGAAATATTCCCGAACAAAATTCGTGGACAAGCCGTGGCTATTGCTGTTGCAGCACAATGGTTTGCCAATTACCTCATTTCATCCACTTATCCGCCTATGATGGAATTCAGTGGAGGAATGACCTACGCTTTCTACGGATCCATGGCGGTACTTTCAGCATTATTTGTCTGGAAGATGATTCCCGAAACGAAAGGAAAGTCATTGGAAGAGATGGAAAAAGTATGGAAGAAAAATTGA
- the xylA gene encoding xylose isomerase — protein sequence MSITLGNKEFFPGIGKIKFEGKENKNPLAFRWYDENQKVMGKSMKDWFRFSMAYWHTLCAEGGDPFGGGTKTFPWNAGNDAISRAKYKMDAAFEFMTKIGIPFYCFHDVDLIDEGNSVMEYESNLSKIVDYAREKQAASGIKLLWGTANVFGHTRYMNGAATNPNFESVAYAGAQIKNAIDATIALGGANYVFWGGREGYMTLLNTNMKREKEHLAMMLSIARDYARKQGFKGTFLIEPKPMEPTKHQYDADTETVIGFLRHFGLDKDFKINIEVNHATLAGHTFEHELQTAADAGLLGSIDANRGDYQNGWDTDQFPIDIYELVQAMLVIVEAGGLGTGGTNFDAKTRRNSTDLEDIFIAHISGMDVFARALLVAADVLEKSDYKKMRAARYASFDNGDGKKFEDGKLTLEDLRDIASRNGEPAQISGKQELYESIINLYI from the coding sequence ATGAGTATCACATTAGGCAACAAGGAATTTTTTCCGGGTATAGGAAAAATTAAATTTGAAGGGAAGGAAAACAAGAATCCCTTAGCTTTCCGTTGGTATGATGAAAACCAAAAGGTAATGGGTAAGAGTATGAAAGACTGGTTCCGCTTTTCCATGGCATACTGGCATACGTTGTGCGCCGAAGGAGGTGACCCGTTTGGTGGAGGAACCAAAACATTCCCATGGAATGCCGGAAATGATGCCATCAGTCGTGCTAAATACAAGATGGATGCAGCTTTTGAATTCATGACCAAAATCGGTATCCCGTTCTATTGTTTTCACGATGTGGATCTGATTGATGAAGGAAATTCTGTTATGGAATATGAAAGCAATCTTTCGAAAATAGTGGATTATGCCAGGGAAAAACAAGCAGCTTCGGGGATCAAACTGCTTTGGGGCACAGCAAATGTATTCGGTCATACCCGTTATATGAACGGAGCTGCCACCAATCCGAATTTCGAATCGGTAGCCTATGCCGGTGCACAGATCAAAAATGCCATTGATGCGACGATCGCATTAGGTGGAGCCAATTATGTATTCTGGGGTGGCCGTGAAGGATATATGACTTTGCTCAATACCAATATGAAGCGGGAAAAAGAACATCTGGCCATGATGTTATCCATAGCCCGCGATTATGCGCGTAAACAAGGATTTAAAGGTACTTTTCTGATCGAGCCTAAACCCATGGAACCGACCAAACATCAATATGATGCGGACACTGAAACGGTTATCGGCTTCCTTCGTCATTTCGGTCTGGATAAGGATTTCAAGATCAATATCGAAGTGAACCATGCCACATTGGCCGGCCATACTTTCGAGCATGAATTGCAGACAGCTGCCGATGCCGGTTTATTGGGATCTATTGATGCAAACCGTGGCGATTACCAGAATGGATGGGATACCGACCAGTTTCCGATCGATATCTATGAACTGGTCCAGGCAATGCTGGTAATTGTGGAAGCCGGAGGCTTAGGTACCGGAGGTACCAATTTCGATGCGAAGACCCGTCGTAATTCTACGGATCTGGAGGATATTTTCATCGCACATATTTCGGGAATGGATGTATTTGCAAGAGCTTTGCTGGTTGCTGCCGATGTACTTGAAAAGTCGGATTACAAGAAAATGCGTGCTGCCCGTTATGCATCCTTTGATAATGGAGATGGTAAAAAGTTTGAAGACGGCAAGCTGACACTTGAAGATTTGCGGGATATTGCTTCCAGGAACGGTGAACCTGCACAGATCAGCGGGAAACAGGAGTTATACGAATCCATTATTAATTTATATATTTAA